From Carya illinoinensis cultivar Pawnee chromosome 5, C.illinoinensisPawnee_v1, whole genome shotgun sequence, one genomic window encodes:
- the LOC122309744 gene encoding uncharacterized protein LOC122309744 isoform X2, which translates to MADLNVVHAENPPAQTPLLNSNQNHIPPQELRQQQQQRQNEETHLDQTLKKLEKFLTFLGFKQSSWRSSALFWTAFVLISVALPVVVLELSDCSGCEMYQIKAFELDIVASQACLAAVSLLCISHNLRKYGIRKFLFVDRFNGQMSRFHDVYVKQILASLRLLVYWALPCVALKTAREVIRMLYVNHESWWQSVAILLALIIPWTYLSLISLSASVLFHMVCNLQVIHFDDYGKLLERESDVLVFMEEHIRLRYHLSKISHRFRIYLLLGFFVVTASQFVTLLRTTAYSGIITIINGGHFAVSTIVQVVGIIICLHAATKISHRAQGIASLASRWHALLTCSSTDSLHNRVSNNVGNLEAAINLDSMEINYSESDLDSSDYVPIPTNAQLASYMSSYHKRQAFDKSWRNHDIWLDG; encoded by the exons ATGGCTGATCTTAATGTTGTGCACGCAGAAAACCCTCCCGCCCAAACCCCACttctcaattcaaaccaaaACCACATTCCTCCCCAAGAACTACgacagcaacaacaacaacgaCAAAACGAAGAGACCCATTTAGATCAGACACTCAAAAAGTTGGAAAAGTTTCTCACTTTCCTCGGGTTTAAGCAGTCGTCTTGGAGGAGCTCAGCTCTGTTTTGGACTGCTTTCGTGCTCATAAGTGTGGCACTTCCTGTTGTGGTGCTCGAGCTCTCCGACTGTTCGGGGTGCGAGATGTACCAGATTAAGGCTTTCGAACTGGACATCGTGGCCTCGCAGGCGTGCCTCGCTGCTGTCTCTTTGCTCTGCATTTCCCACAATCTCCGCAAGTATGGGATTCGAAAGTTCCTCTTCGTTGACCGATTCAATGGCCAAATGTCACGCTTTCATGACGTTTACGTGAAGCAGATTTTG GCTTCTTTACGCCTGCTCGTATATTGGGCACTGCCATGTGTCGCTCTGAAGACTGCACGGGAAGTCATCCGCATGTTGTATGTAAATCATGAATCATGGTGGCAGTCAGTTGCTATTTTATTAGCTTTGATTATACCCTGGACTTATTTGAGTCTGATCTCTCTATCAGCCAGCGTTTTGTTTCACATGGTCTGCAATCTGCAAGTTATCCACTTTGATGATTATGGGAAGCTCTTGGAAAGAGAATCAGATGTCTTGGTTTTTATGGAGGAGCACATCCGTTTGCGGTATCATCTGTCTAAGATAAGCCATAGATTCCGAATTTATCTTCTTCTAGGGTTCTTTGTTGTCACAGCAAGCCAATTTGTGACCTTACTGCGGACCACAGCATATAGTGGAATAATTACTATAATAAATGGCGGCCATTTTGCT GTGTCCACAATTGTTCAGGTTGTTGGGATTATTATTTGCTTGCATGCAGCCACAAAAATTTCCCATAGAGCTCAAGGTATTGCATCTCTTGCAAGCAGGTGGCATGCTTTGCTAACATGCAGTTCAACAGATTCATTGCATAACAGAGTTTCTAACAATGTGGGGAACTTGGAGGCTGCAATTAATTTGGACTCCATGGAAATAAATTACTCTGAAAGTGATTTGGACTCGTCGGATTATGTTCCAATTCCTACTAATGCTCAACTGGCTTCCTATATGTCCTCATATCACAAAAGACAAGCCTTTG